The nucleotide window accctagcTTGGGTTCTGGAGTTTTCTCGTTCCCCATTAGCCGTCGTGTCTTATCACAACCCCTGCAGCTTCGATAAGAATCAACGTTTGTCACCTTTACTTACCCGTCCCTGACTTTAGTTGATGGGGGAAAATGACCCCCATTCAGAAGCCTGTATCAGCCCAGCCGGCGCTGgcatctccaacatctcctcCCGCCTCATCTACTCCCTCCTCCgaatcttcttctgcttctgcttctgcttctgcttcttcctcctctgctTCAGTCGCAATGGCAAAGACTTATCCCCCTGTACAGCCTGGAGGCAgtttgatcttggcatgGCAAATCAAGCACAAGAAGGTGCTTGTTGTCGGCGGTGGTGAGGTACGTCTGAATCATCATCACATGCGCCGAGCCTCGGAGTTTGATGTTTGAAGCGCTCATCAATCACAAACATCCGTACAATCAATGATTAAACTCACCTGACAATTTTCTTTAGGTCGCTGCTGGTAGAATCTTAAACTGTCTCAACGCCGATGCCAACGTCACTGTCGTGTGCCCCAAGTCCGGCCTCAATGATGAAGTCGCCTACCGAGTCAGCGAAGGCCAAGTCGCCCACGTCGACCGAGTATTCGAGCCCGAAGATCTAGACGGAGCCAGCATGGTTCTGGTCGCTATTGACGACCCCGCCGCCTCGACCGTCATTTGGAAGCTTTGCAAGGAGCGAAGGATTCCAGCCAACATCGCCGACGTACCACCCGAATGCGATTTCTATTTCGGCAGTATTCATCGCGATGGTCCCCTCCAGATTATGGTCAGCACCAACGGCAAGGGACCCAGGTTGGCGGCGGCCATTCGACAGTTCATCGCCAAGCAACTACCCAAGAATGCTGGTAATGCCATCGAGACTATTGGTGAACTACGACTCAGATTAAGAAAAATGGCCCCCAAGCCTGAGGATGGACCCAAACGAATGCTTTGGTCAGTTTCATGAGACTCTTGACGTAGACTATACTGACAATCCCGATAATAGGATGTCCAAGGTTAGCGATACCTACAAGTGGGACGAGATGTGCGGCCTCACAGACGAAGATATGGACAATCTCCTTCTGTTTTATCCTGCCAACAAAGTTCCTGCGATGGACGTTCTGCTAGCTCTCCGAGGAGGCACCGACGTCAAGAAACTCGACGTCTTTGACGGCTCATTCGGCTTCAGTGTCGGCGCCTAGATATCGGCAATGCATACATACAGCAGACGATATCTACTACTGGTGGCGCAAGACAGGGATAAAACTATACGACATATACAATTTATTTGGGGCAAGGTGCATATATGGTTTGGAACATTTTGACTACGTATTGTAGATGGGGAAGAAGCTGTCACAGCATTGTTTGGTATGGAAATGGCGACTTCAGAACAGTTCACCAGTTGCGGTATTTATTTTTTGGGGACATACTATTCATTCTAGATTGTCGTATTTACAAATCCTTTGAATTCCTCAAACGCGCGGATGGTCGATCCCGAGACATATCGGCAGTTGATGTCAAAACAAAACGAAACGCGATGATTCGCTCGGCAGTTGTCAGAGCGTAAGCACTGTATTATAGGAGGGAGAGATGACGATCATTAATTTCTTGTATTTCTTCTCTATGGTCAAGTTTATCCGCTCAACCTTTTAACTGCTAAATTCTATGTCATCACACATCATAAATTGGTATCATGAAAGCCTCTACAGCTTGAGAACCACCTTGTGGGTAGcagtcttctccttctcgtcgccGAAAACATCAATGTCCCAATCAGGAGAGTCTGGAAAATGTTAGCAGAAATTCGGGTCTTTGGGATTGTGGATTGAGACTTACAGGTCTTGGGGATGTTGAAACGCTGGGGCTTCTCGCcgaacttctcaagttccttgataGCCTCCTCGTCAAGCTCCACCTCCTCGAAGTTGCTGCGAATACGAGCAGGAGTAACGGACTTGGGGATGACGATGTGGTTGTCGAGGGTGGACCAGGCGAGGATGACCTGGGCGGGTGTGacctccttgcccttggaCTTGCTGAGGCGGTCAGCGATAGCCTTGACCTCGggggtgttgatgagaagaggctcGCCCCATGAGTTGTTGCCGAAGGCGGAGTAGGCGGTCAGGTAGAtacccttctccttcaggTACTTGACAAGCTCGGGCTGGGGAAGACGAGGGTGGCGCTCGACTTGGTTGATGGCGGGGGTGACTCCGGTGTCCTTGATGATGGTCTCAAGCTAGTGGGGGTCAGTTATTTGTCCACGACGAGTTGGTGTGAGGCACTGTAGAAACTTACCATCTCAatggagaagttggagaCACCAATTGAGCGGACCTTCTCCTTGGGCAGCTTAGTCACGGCTTCCCAGGTCTGGGACAGGGTAACGCCCTGGTCAAGCTCTGTCTTGTTCTTATCGTCGGCCTTGAGGGGGAAGAGCTCGGGGCCGTTCTTGAAGGCAACGGGCCAGTGGATCAGCCAGAGCTGTTGGGATGGTTAGCTAGCTGTGCGCGGAAACGAGTGAGTGAAGCTTGAACTCACATCGATGtagtcaagaccaagctccTCGAGGGAGTCATCGAGAGCACCGGGAACCTCCTCAGGGCGATGCTTGTTGTTCCAGAGCTTGCcagtgatgaagatgtcCTCACGCTTGAGGCCGGGGACATCATCGAGGGCCTTCTTGATGCCCTCTCCGACCTCACGCTGGTTCTGGTAGATCTTGGCAAGATCGAGGTGGCGGTAGCCGGCCTTGAGGGCCTCGTAGACACCGTTACCGACCTCACCGGGGGCAGCCTGCCAGGTGCCGTAGCCGATCTGGGGCATCTTGTGGCCCGAGTTGAGGGTGACAGTTCGACCGAAAGACATGATTGCGGTTGTTTATTTGGGTGAGTGTTTTATGTGAGAGGGTTGTGTAAGTGTGGGAGtgagaagagggaaaagagagaaaagtgAAGGTGGGAGACGAGAGGTGGAGGGGTTTATAAGAAGAATTGGATAGCTGCAACAACCGCCAGAAACGCAAGAGTAAGGTAATGTTAGTACATAAACGTGGACGCGTTATGACACCAGATGAGGACCCAgtacaggacaggacaggacaggacagtaAGTACTTGCTATCGCTATAGATATCCACATTTACATCTTGATCATTCTCCAATGCCATCGAGAACCCTGGTGGTGACGGCTCCCTCCCCCACCACACTCTTCACATTCTCGGTAGCTGTAACAGGTACATGTATGACTTGTTACACTAAAAGGGTACTCATGATGCCCAAATGGGCAGCTCCGAAGAGCTTTAACAGAGGCTGATTCGCTAGTCAAGGCATGGATCGAGAAGCTTCTACTGCACGCACCTTATCCTACCTTATACAATACAGAAACACCAACCGCAAACTGCCGTGCCTGTCCACCGAAGCAGAGACGCCGCGGGGCAATTTCCAATGCTGCCCTACGTCAAAAGGCGTCATTGCCCCATTGAAGTGCTAAAAGCCCGCATTTGTTAGCGCTACGTGCTGTCGTTTCGATGTGGATTCACCTGAGAATGATATCAGcgactttttttattattttttttttttactcgTGGCGTGCAAGCTTTCGGCCTAGTTACCCTGAGCCAGTACTAAATTGATATCGCTAAGAGACGATTCTCGTACATCATTGGCACGGCTGGACCTACCTAACTCCTGGGGTTTCTGGTGGGAATATGGAGAAGACGTCCTTAGTGTTATCTAATGCTAACGTTGGTTGGTAATTTGTGGGTGATGAACTGTCAAAGTTGTCATGAGGGGTCGGTCAGAGGGGTAGAGGGGTAACAACCATGTTGAGAAACTGAGAGACCATGATGAAAGATAAAAAATTATGTATTTATTCATGTTGAATGCGCTTTATGAGCTTGGATAGTGGTTAGGTATTTTAACCAAATTCATTCACATCATGTCAGATAATCGAGACTCGGGGAGCTCCTGACTAAcaaattataaagatatgATATCATCATTATAAAGGCCGGGGACCCTTTGAGCACTTCGTGAATCTTTGAAAAACTACTCATGATCGATCTCCCCTCCATGTACGGGGTAAACAATCCAACTTCTCAACCAGAAAGGATCCTAAGTCATCAGATGCACCGCTTGCCATAGCCTTCTCATGATACTGTTGTTGGCAACTAGACATATCTTATACACTTGTTTTAGACCAACGCAAGTCATGATTGTGGTTCGATCACATTTGTGACTGAGAACGAGACACAACAAAAGGCAAACAAACACAAgctaataaaagaaatacgGGGGGAAAAGAAGAACAGGTACAGGTAACTTTCCAACAGCTTCTTGGAATCCAACATCCTATGtctccttgtcctcttcctcttcctcttccttctccttgttctcctccttctgcttTTCCTccgcctctttcttctccttcttctgtaTCAACCACTGCTTTACAAAGGGCCAAGTAATTCCAGCATCCTCCAAACATAAGCTCCAATTCTTCATTGTCTCCTGTGTCAAGACCGAGCTTTTTGCCGCATGTTTGTCagggttgaagttgaaatTCTTCAACACACTCCATTGTGGCAATATACAATTCTCAGTCCAAATGAACTTGCGGTGCCGACCCTTCCCAAATTCCAGACGAAACCCGAGCTCGACGCGAAATGTTGTATCAACATCGTTCGAGCTCACTGCTGGCAGTTCTTCTGTAACCTTTTTGCCCTGAGCGTTGGTGTATGTTATTTTCCGCAACGTGAGTGACCTCAGTGTCTCCCATGCATGCTTGTTGATTTCTCTCTTGGGGAGTCCGTCCGGTGCCAGTGTAGTGCCCAGAACAGGTTCGGCACGGCGTGCCGGCTCTGGCTTTGGAGGCCTATAGTTGCTCTGAGGACGCACACGGGGCGGCCGAGCATTGAATATATCCCGGGGTACATTGGGTAGTTGAGTTTGTTCGATCATGGGTGAAACTACAAAGCCCACGTCCTCCATTTCTACATCGTCGCCCGCCTCCATCTCTTCTGCCACTTGCTTCTCCATTGTTCGTACAGGTGCCTTTCCCTTGTTGTCCTTGCTGACCCTGTATGTGTCGGACGGCTTCAGTGCCCTGATCTTGTCTTTATTGCGCTTCTTGTAATAtcccagcttcttcttttgctctTGCCGATGTTTCGTCATAGCTTCCTTGAGGGCTAGCCATACTTCCGATGTGCCTTTCCTGTCCTTTCCAGAGGTCTTCTGTGTGCGGCTGGATCCTTGGGCATCGAGATCGAGAGGGGGTTCGGTATCGGCAAAGATGAACTGCTCCCTGGTGATTCCCATGCATTTCGTCAGACGCTCGAGTGCCCGTCCATTTGCTGGGAACACTTTCCCTCTGCCATAACCTGGTCTGATCCTTATGCCCCATGTTCTGTGCCGATATATAAGctcattcttcttttcatTCAATGGATATATGAGCccctgaagaagagatgcACCAAAGCGCTTGATGTCACCCTTCGCCTTGCCATAGCTCATCTCCTTTTCTTTGACGTCAAATCCTTGGAGTTCGTCGAGAAAGCGGAATATTCGATGTGTCCGTTTAGCAGGGACGTGTTTGTCTCGGAAATCACAATTGTCGAGCGCGAGAAGGTCATATGATGAAAACTCCTGGAGCATCCTAGATACCCTCTCACGGTCGTCTTCCTCTGACTCTTTAGTCCATTCGTTAGATTTGCGGAACATACCAGGTATAAGCTCCAGATGCTCTGCCACATCGGCGAGCAAATCCAAACCGTCGATTGTTTGGCTGATCAGGTTTGAGAACTTGTCTTCAGGCGCAGCCTCGCGGTTGTGGGCTTCAATATGCCTCTTTACTTTATCCGTAGTCTTCCGAATGCCGACATACATGGAGGAATGCTTATTCGAGATGAAGTTCTCAATAAGTTCAGCCACGATGCGATGTTTTCCCCCTCGGTCACTATGCAAAGCCTTTTCTTGTAAGTCAAGCATAATGTCTTCGCTATCATAGAATTCTCTGATCAACCAATCCGGCCGGTAATCCGGCCTTTTAGTGTTAAGGTAGGTATAGCGCATGGACTCAGAAGCGGCATGGATTGCTTCTTTACGGAatgcgaagatgaagaaagccGCGGCGTGCAGGATCAACTCCCGAATTTGAAGATATTTTGTTGTATAGGAACCAAGTTCTTTAGAAACATGAGGCCTAGGTGCAGCTGTCCTTCTAAAGTACTCGAATTCTTCCATCTCGGGTGGTTCTTTGAGTGTCTCCCGTTCGAAGGTCTCGAAATCTTCCAAGGCATTTGTAATGGCTTCCCATATGAAGAACTCAAAAAAGGCTCTTCTCAGTACACTTCTCATGCAACTCCGATATAGTACGTGGCGCGATTCTTCCTCGTGGTATTTCTGAAAGTACTCATTAGGCAGATACGTTGAGTCTTCGACAATATTAGTCCAATGATGATCCTTTTGTTCCACGATGTATTTGGTCAGGTAGGCAGGGTCGTCAAAAAGATTCTTGATGTGTTCTTCAGCCGCCGCACTTTTTTCCTTGAGCTTAATGCGATACCTTTGTAGGTTGAACCCAGTGCTGTTTGGTTCATATTGTCGAATCGATGCGATGTCTTGCATTGTTTCGGTTCCCTTCTTTCCTTTCAGCATGTTGATCTTTTGTATTGCTGGAACCTTGATTTCCAGGATTTCCTTTTTGCTGAGTCGGTCAGTGTGGCCCGTAATCAGCTCATGCTTTGCCAGATCTAGCATCTGTCTGCAGAAAGTAGCCAAGAAGAGGTATGTAATAGCTTGGGACTGCAGTATAAGCCATGCTTCCATGCTACCGAACATCCGCCCGGCAGATTGCAAGTCCTCAAACCTGTCCTCATCTATCTCGGGCGAGTGCTTGGAAAAGATCATAGGTTCGCACCAAGCTCGTTGGTGTGGATTTTGGTGCTCACGGTCTTTTACCGAGACAAATACGACATAAAACGAAGGATCGCAAGCGCCTGACAAAACATGTGACTGCTTTCCTAGATGCATACGATTGTTATCTTGGAAAGCAAAGTCCATGGGGTGAATTCGTGCCCGATAGTGGATGAACATGAGCATATTGAGTGGGATAGAAAGATcctccttgttgatgtgCGAGACCAAGAAACGAGCTCTTTGCTTTCGCAgtgcatcttcaacttcgaaGTTATACCCGACTGGTTCAGAGTCGTCTTCTGCAAGTTCTGGACTCGGTTTCCTCAAATTTCGGAACTTGACATCGTCCATGATAGCGTCTTCCATAGCCTGCCTGTTGTCACGATAGTTGGCCTTACTGCGATAGATTGGGTACtgtctcttttcttcgaTCCTCATCGGTTCACCGTTGTTTATCCAGTGAAAGTTGACTCTGATGTTACAGAGATATTCATGGGCAAACTCGTCGAGATCACTTGAATGGTTGGGGTTGATATGGCCTTCGGGATCCAGGCTGAAATCACTCTCCATGTGAATAGGTCTTGACTCTGAACGTGTTTTGGTATATTCGGCATTGAAAACATTTCTGGTCTCTTCCCAGCTTTGCTCCAGGCAGTCTTGAATGCATAGAATCTTTCCATCTTGGTCTCTGACTTTTCCATCAGTGAGATTTATGATGATCTCCTGGATCTCTCGCTCTTTGCGGACCACGAGTTCATTCAGTCTCGACCATTTCGACTGAACAAACTGGTTAACACGCCTCAATTCTTCCAAAAGGTCTTGGGTGGGCCTTCCAGGGTCAACTGGTGGCCACACAGAGTCTCTTCCATAACCATGAAATGCACAAAGGGCGCGGGCACTTGTCATAGATTGGCTGTGTATCGCTGCCTTCGCGCGAAGATGCTCCTGCCTAGCAAAGCCTTCGAGATCCGCATCCAAGACCGTTGCATGCGTTGGATCTCCTAGCTTGTAGTTTTTCCCGAGCCACTTGACATGGTAGTTCGAGTATTCATAATCAGTGGGCTCCTGGCACTCGTCATTCATAATGATATCGAAAGCTCCCTTGTTGAGAACTGGTTCATGGATCAACTGTTGTCCTGGGTAGGGATTTGACTCGTTTAAAGAGATGATGAGTAGAGAAAGGCTTCTCGAGATCGTCTTCAGACTTTCCGCAGACGAAAAGGATTAGACAGAGTTCCCACAGAATAATATCGGTAGTCTCGAGCAGTCGCAGTATCTCTCCTGAGTACCTTTATCAGACTTATGGGCTGCCTGGTTGATATGGACATCCGAAGAGTGTGATTCGAAGCTCAAGTCTACAATAGATCTTGGAGgaacaaagaaaacagaGCCACATGAGCACTTACACCTCTGGATAGCTCAGATCGTTCAGTGCCGTGTGTGAGGGCCCATTCTACTCACTGATTCGACGCCATGTTTGTATCCAGATACATCTGCCAGACCCTCACAATGCACCCTCGGAGCTTCTTTGGGGCGCTCCTTTGTCTCTTCAATCCGCTCCATAGGCCGTATTGGATGCACGGGCAATTGGAGATTCGAAACTCGGAAACCATGAGGATCACTGGCATCTGTCGTTTCCTTTGTTTCGAGTTCGAGTTCGAGTGGCTGAGCCGGCGTTGGTTGATAGAACTTTATTCAGCTATAAAGGTATACGAGCACAAGTCGAGATACCTCAATTACCCAATGTTAGTATTGGAGGCGCTTATTGACAACGTGTTGTCTTTGTTCAGTATCCATGGCGGCTGAACAATGCGACCGCTGCTTCGGACGACTAAGATCATAATACAAGTCCACAATCCACATTGAAGTGGGAGAGACCTTGTTCTGGATCAGACAGGGCCAATGCACATTCAGGGGCATCTCTCAATGAATCGTAACCCCCAGGACCGGAAGGGGATCAATGGTGAATGTCTTATCTCTGAGGGCGATCAAGAAGAATTCATGGAAAGTCGAGTATGTCCCCATTTATGACCAAGGCACTTTTCGATGATGAAATGAAAGGGGAATGGTGAGTTAAGTTGCAAGGAAAGAAGATGTGATCATTCCTCACTCACTTGTGTTCCTCATATGCATCTTCGAGCTTAGTCATCACATTAACGCGATCGTTCTTTGGAGCCAGATGCACCAACTTGCGTCCTACGGTATCTATCTACCAATCTTACAGAGATTTCTCTACCATGAGATAAATTTAGTGGCATTGGGAGTTTATAACTTGGAGAACTACGTCAAAAGTCTCACGTTCCAGTTCCTCTCATTCTTTGTCAATTTCTTTCACCAGAAGCGCCCCCAAAGACGCGTCTGACCTTCTATTGCGATAGACCTACACCATCAAGACCCCACACTCAAGCCAGAACAATAGCAGCAAGCCAACAATCAAATCAGTCCAGACAGACACCAGAAGCACAAAGACATCAAGGTCGCAAAGATGGCGCGCCTGAGTGCTCAAGGCGTTGCGTCTGCAGAGCTTCAGCAATCCCCGGCGCAGTCGCTCAATACCACCTCTGAAACCACCAACGATGAAGCGGTTCCGCCCTTCTTCAACACAACTTTCTCAACTCATCGTGTCACCCCCATGCACATTGGGAAATCACGTCTCACCAGTCAGCGACTTCAGGTTATCGCCAGCCGTCTTCGTGATACCCTTGTCGGTGATGTGGTTCGTGGCATTCAACTAAGTTTGGAGGCAGCAGATACGTCTTTCGGTCAAGTTGGTACTCTCAAGGGTGTCCGAATCGAATGGTTTCGTGCCAGTACGTTTTTGGGTGAAGACG belongs to Fusarium musae strain F31 chromosome 9, whole genome shotgun sequence and includes:
- a CDS encoding hypothetical protein (EggNog:ENOG41); translation: MAKTYPPVQPGGSLILAWQIKHKKVLVVGGGEVAAGRILNCLNADANVTVVCPKSGLNDEVAYRVSEGQVAHVDRVFEPEDLDGASMVLVAIDDPAASTVIWKLCKERRIPANIADVPPECDFYFGSIHRDGPLQIMVSTNGKGPRLAAAIRQFIAKQLPKNAGNAIETIGELRLRLRKMAPKPEDGPKRMLWMSKVSDTYKWDEMCGLTDEDMDNLLLFYPANKVPAMDVLLALRGGTDVKKLDVFDGSFGFSVGA
- the GLD1_3 gene encoding mitochondrial glycerol dehydrogenase Gld1 (EggNog:ENOG41); its protein translation is MSFGRTVTLNSGHKMPQIGYGTWQAAPGEVGNGVYEALKAGYRHLDLAKIYQNQREVGEGIKKALDDVPGLKREDIFITGKLWNNKHRPEEVPGALDDSLEELGLDYIDLWLIHWPVAFKNGPELFPLKADDKNKTELDQGVTLSQTWEAVTKLPKEKVRSIGVSNFSIEMLETIIKDTGVTPAINQVERHPRLPQPELVKYLKEKGIYLTAYSAFGNNSWGEPLLINTPEVKAIADRLSKSKGKEVTPAQVILAWSTLDNHIVIPKSVTPARIRSNFEEVELDEEAIKELEKFGEKPQRFNIPKTYSPDWDIDVFGDEKEKTATHKVVLKL